From Nocardioides daedukensis, the proteins below share one genomic window:
- the tig gene encoding trigger factor — protein sequence MKSAVETLSPTRAKLTVEVPFEELKPSLDAAYKKIAQQINVPGFRRGKVPAMVIDRQVGRGVVLDEAINETLPKKYIEALQENNLEPLAQPEIEVTRLEDNEVLEFTAEVDIKPEFELPDYDGLEAEVEDTEVTDEDLEEQIKALRERFGTLNTVERAAADGDYVTIDLKASQDGEVVDGAEAAGMSYQVGRGGMLDGLDEALLGLSAGESTTFSSELVGGDLVGQAVEVEVTVSQVQEQELPEFDDEFAQLASEFDTAEEFTADVRERLGRGKRLEQAAAARDAVLEVLLDKVTIPLPETLVTEELNSRRENIEQQLMMAGLTMEKYLEDEKQTVEEFESDLDRRVRDAITAQFILDEVAKKEEFGVDQQELSEHLVRRAQQSGQDPQEFANHMFEHNHIPELVQEILRGKALSVIVESATVKDASGNVVELKNLRPDGTIGDPEAEAAEADADEAAADEVDADEAGTDEVAADKA from the coding sequence GTGAAGAGCGCCGTCGAGACCTTGAGCCCGACCCGGGCCAAGCTGACCGTCGAGGTGCCCTTCGAGGAGCTCAAGCCGAGCCTCGACGCGGCGTACAAGAAGATCGCCCAGCAGATCAACGTCCCCGGCTTCCGCCGTGGCAAGGTGCCCGCGATGGTGATCGACCGCCAGGTCGGCCGTGGCGTGGTCCTCGACGAGGCGATCAACGAGACCCTTCCGAAGAAGTACATCGAGGCGCTCCAGGAGAACAACCTCGAGCCGCTGGCCCAGCCCGAGATCGAGGTGACCCGCCTCGAGGACAACGAGGTGCTGGAGTTCACCGCCGAGGTCGACATCAAGCCCGAGTTCGAGCTCCCCGACTACGACGGCCTCGAGGCCGAGGTCGAGGACACCGAGGTCACCGACGAGGACCTCGAGGAGCAGATCAAGGCCCTCCGCGAGCGCTTCGGCACCCTGAACACGGTTGAGCGCGCGGCGGCCGACGGTGACTACGTCACCATCGACCTCAAGGCGAGCCAGGACGGCGAGGTCGTCGACGGCGCCGAGGCAGCCGGGATGTCCTACCAGGTCGGTCGCGGCGGCATGCTCGACGGCCTCGACGAGGCGCTGCTCGGCCTCTCCGCAGGCGAGTCCACCACCTTCTCCTCCGAGCTGGTCGGTGGCGACCTGGTCGGCCAGGCCGTCGAGGTCGAGGTCACCGTGTCGCAGGTCCAGGAGCAGGAGCTTCCGGAGTTCGACGACGAGTTCGCCCAGCTCGCCTCCGAGTTCGACACCGCCGAGGAGTTCACCGCCGACGTGCGCGAGCGTCTCGGCCGGGGCAAGCGCCTCGAGCAGGCTGCCGCCGCTCGTGACGCCGTCCTGGAGGTCCTCCTCGACAAGGTCACCATCCCGCTTCCCGAGACCCTGGTCACCGAGGAGCTCAACTCGCGCCGCGAGAACATCGAGCAGCAGCTGATGATGGCTGGCCTCACGATGGAGAAGTACCTCGAGGACGAGAAGCAGACCGTCGAGGAGTTCGAGTCCGACCTGGACCGCCGGGTCCGTGACGCGATCACCGCGCAGTTCATCCTCGACGAGGTGGCCAAGAAGGAGGAGTTCGGCGTTGACCAGCAGGAGCTCTCCGAGCACCTCGTGCGCCGCGCCCAGCAGTCCGGCCAGGACCCGCAGGAATTCGCGAACCACATGTTCGAGCACAACCACATCCCCGAGCTCGTCCAGGAGATCCTGCGCGGCAAGGCGCTCTCGGTGATCGTCGAGTCGGCGACCGTCAAGGACGCCAGCGGCAACGTGGTCGAGCTGAAGAACCTGCGTCCCGACGGCACCATCGGTGACCCCGAGGCCGAGGCCGCCGAGGCCGACGCTGACGAGGCAGCAGCCGATGAGGTTGACGCTGACGAGGCTGGCACCGACGAGGTTGCGGCCGACAAGGCCTGA
- a CDS encoding PP2C family protein-serine/threonine phosphatase has translation MRRTYQHWRRRAVATENLALIALSVLTAGLCLLFWLWPEFWPLTIVVLPLVLGSVFLGPRQLPWFVIFVLAVLAFAVTQQSVTPRIVVGVLVLFMLGFLILVTSFRRSRLGVAGAQGESMLVDLRDRILRQGTLPELPSEWYAESALRSAGGTPFAGDFMVTSINEPEGRLDLVVVDVSGKGEDAGTRALLLSGAFGGLLGALAPADFLPAANDYLLRQNWVEGFATAVHLSADLATGEVVIRSAGHPPAVQLRSGSGKWIVHESEGPILGLMPGVEFIPVHSVIRPGDAVLLYTDGLVETPTRDISLGIDRLQGQAEREILGGFQHYTDRLIDALGSADDDRALLLLHRR, from the coding sequence GTGCGCCGCACCTATCAGCACTGGCGGCGACGGGCAGTGGCCACCGAGAACCTGGCGCTGATCGCACTCTCCGTGCTGACCGCGGGGCTGTGCCTGCTCTTCTGGCTCTGGCCAGAATTCTGGCCGCTCACCATCGTCGTGCTGCCGTTGGTCCTGGGCAGTGTCTTCCTCGGACCGCGACAGCTGCCCTGGTTCGTGATCTTCGTGCTCGCGGTGCTGGCCTTCGCCGTCACCCAGCAGAGCGTCACACCTCGCATCGTCGTGGGCGTCCTGGTGCTCTTCATGCTGGGCTTCCTGATCCTGGTCACCTCCTTCCGACGGTCCCGGCTCGGCGTCGCCGGTGCGCAGGGGGAGTCGATGCTGGTCGACCTGCGCGACCGGATCCTGCGCCAGGGCACCCTGCCCGAGCTGCCGTCCGAGTGGTACGCCGAGTCGGCGCTGCGTTCGGCTGGTGGCACCCCGTTCGCCGGTGACTTCATGGTGACCTCGATCAACGAGCCCGAGGGCCGACTCGACCTGGTCGTCGTCGACGTGTCGGGCAAGGGCGAGGACGCCGGCACCCGCGCGCTCCTGCTCTCCGGTGCGTTCGGGGGACTGCTGGGTGCGCTGGCCCCGGCGGACTTCCTGCCTGCGGCCAACGACTACCTGCTCCGGCAGAACTGGGTCGAGGGCTTCGCGACCGCCGTACACCTCTCGGCCGACCTGGCCACGGGCGAGGTGGTGATCCGCTCGGCAGGTCACCCGCCGGCCGTCCAGCTCCGGTCCGGTTCGGGCAAGTGGATCGTGCACGAGTCCGAGGGCCCGATCCTGGGGCTGATGCCAGGGGTCGAGTTCATCCCGGTGCACTCCGTGATCCGCCCGGGCGACGCTGTGCTCCTCTACACCGACGGCCTGGTGGAGACCCCGACCCGCGACATCAGCCTCGGCATCGACAGGCTCCAGGGCCAAGCGGAGCGAGAGATCCTGGGTGGCTTCCAGCACTACACGGACCGGCTGATCGATGCGCTCGGATCCGCCGACGACGACCGGGCCCTCCTGCTGCTGCACAGGCGCTGA
- a CDS encoding Fpg/Nei family DNA glycosylase yields MPEGHTLRKLANDLGTAFAGRRVRVQSPTGRFAADAAAIDGSVLVEADSAGKHLFLEFEGDRFIHVHLGLIGKFDVTEGVEEIPLPVGQVRLRLFAAGDGRPTAYADLRGATRCDLIGSTRRADVIADLGSDPLRADADPNRAWQRISRSQRPIGELLMDQTVIAGVGNVYRAEVLFRHRMHPLRPGKTLRRSQFDAIWADLVTLMAEGVISGRIDTVREEHTPEAMGREPRKDDHGGEVYVYRRTGQPCLVCGTGVRTEALAGRNSFWCPRCQPTFRSRALK; encoded by the coding sequence ATGCCTGAGGGACACACCCTCCGCAAGCTGGCCAACGACCTGGGTACGGCGTTCGCCGGCAGGCGGGTGCGGGTGCAGAGCCCGACGGGTCGGTTCGCGGCCGACGCCGCCGCCATCGACGGCTCGGTGCTCGTGGAGGCCGATTCCGCCGGCAAGCACCTCTTCCTCGAGTTCGAGGGGGACCGGTTCATCCACGTCCACCTGGGGCTGATCGGCAAGTTCGACGTCACCGAGGGGGTCGAGGAGATCCCGTTGCCGGTGGGACAGGTGCGCCTGCGCCTCTTCGCAGCAGGTGACGGCCGACCCACGGCGTACGCCGACCTGCGCGGTGCCACCCGGTGCGACCTGATCGGCAGCACCCGACGTGCCGACGTGATCGCCGACCTGGGCTCGGACCCGCTCCGTGCGGACGCCGACCCGAACCGGGCATGGCAGCGGATCAGCCGGAGCCAGCGCCCGATCGGCGAGCTGCTGATGGACCAGACGGTGATCGCCGGTGTCGGCAACGTCTATCGCGCCGAGGTCCTGTTCCGGCACCGGATGCACCCGCTGCGGCCCGGCAAGACCCTGCGCCGCAGCCAGTTCGACGCGATCTGGGCAGACCTCGTGACGCTGATGGCCGAGGGAGTGATCAGCGGTCGCATCGACACCGTGCGCGAGGAGCACACGCCCGAGGCGATGGGACGCGAGCCGCGCAAGGACGACCACGGGGGTGAGGTCTATGTCTATCGACGGACCGGCCAGCCGTGCCTGGTGTGCGGGACCGGAGTGCGCACCGAGGCGCTCGCGGGACGCAATTCCTTCTGGTGTCCGCGTTGTCAACCCACGTTCCGCTCCCGAGCCCTAAAGTAG
- a CDS encoding ribose-5-phosphate isomerase, giving the protein MRVHLGSDHAGLELKDHLINWLVEHDYEVVDHGPFVYDALDDYPVFCLRAAEGVAAEQAEGLDSLGVVIGGSGNGEQIAANKVTGVRSALAWSEETAVLAREHNNANVLSVGGRMHSLEEMTRFVEVFLSTPFPGDERHVRRIGQLSTYDATGELPPLPESALRGAVPADAADETDA; this is encoded by the coding sequence ATGCGCGTTCACCTCGGATCCGACCACGCCGGCCTCGAACTCAAGGATCACCTGATCAACTGGCTCGTCGAGCACGACTACGAGGTCGTCGACCACGGCCCGTTCGTCTACGACGCACTCGACGACTACCCGGTCTTCTGTCTGCGTGCCGCCGAGGGCGTGGCCGCCGAGCAGGCCGAGGGCCTCGACAGCCTCGGTGTGGTGATCGGTGGCTCCGGCAACGGGGAGCAGATCGCGGCCAACAAGGTCACCGGTGTCCGCTCGGCCCTGGCATGGTCGGAGGAGACCGCGGTCCTGGCTCGCGAGCACAACAACGCCAACGTCCTCTCCGTCGGGGGCCGGATGCACTCGCTCGAAGAGATGACCCGGTTCGTCGAGGTCTTCCTGTCGACCCCGTTCCCGGGCGACGAGCGCCACGTGCGCCGCATCGGGCAGCTGTCGACCTACGACGCGACCGGCGAGCTGCCGCCGCTGCCCGAGTCCGCGCTCCGGGGCGCCGTACCGGCCGACGCGGCCGATGAGACGGATGCCTGA
- a CDS encoding alpha/beta hydrolase fold domain-containing protein — protein MLFPQAIQALQAAAGELSVTDPAHDIAAARAQARAVALRAPREEVAEVVDLDAGGVPVRLYRPREADPGLIIHFHGGGFVFNDVDVHDAVCRAFANRARMAVLSVDYRRPPEDKFPAAVQDIDAVMSWLEDSDLAGPTYVHGDSAGGNLALVAALRHPGRFRAVVLIYPFLDPTGGFPSHDEPGQGFERAEAEWYWQSYAATPDDLVDPDLAPLLSDRLGTLPPTLVVTAEHDPLRDEGEHLAHRLADAGVSVVATRYLGQVHGFWRHPDTFDAAEPLLWQVAGYLRSQRP, from the coding sequence GTGCTCTTTCCCCAGGCGATCCAGGCCCTGCAAGCTGCGGCCGGCGAGCTGTCGGTCACTGATCCGGCCCACGACATCGCCGCGGCGCGGGCCCAGGCCCGAGCCGTGGCCTTGCGCGCGCCACGCGAGGAAGTGGCCGAGGTCGTCGACCTCGATGCGGGTGGGGTGCCGGTCCGGCTCTATCGACCCCGCGAGGCAGACCCCGGCCTGATCATCCACTTCCACGGTGGCGGCTTCGTCTTCAACGACGTCGACGTGCACGACGCGGTGTGCCGCGCCTTCGCCAACCGTGCTCGGATGGCGGTGCTCAGTGTCGACTATCGACGTCCGCCGGAGGACAAGTTCCCGGCCGCGGTCCAGGACATCGACGCGGTGATGTCCTGGCTGGAGGACAGCGACCTGGCGGGTCCGACGTACGTGCACGGCGACAGTGCCGGCGGAAACCTGGCGCTGGTGGCCGCACTGCGGCACCCGGGCCGGTTCCGCGCGGTGGTGCTGATCTATCCGTTCCTGGACCCGACCGGCGGCTTCCCGAGCCACGACGAGCCCGGCCAGGGGTTCGAACGCGCCGAGGCCGAGTGGTACTGGCAGAGCTATGCGGCCACGCCGGACGACCTGGTCGACCCCGACCTCGCGCCGCTGCTCTCCGACCGGCTGGGGACCCTGCCGCCGACGTTGGTGGTCACCGCGGAGCACGACCCGTTGCGCGACGAGGGTGAGCACCTGGCCCACCGGCTGGCCGATGCCGGGGTCAGCGTCGTGGCCACCCGCTACCTCGGCCAGGTGCACGGCTTCTGGCGGCACCCGGACACGTTCGACGCCGCAGAGCCGCTGCTGTGGCAGGTGGCCGGCTATCTGCGCAGCCAGCGACCCTGA